In the Paenibacillus sp. FSL R7-0337 genome, CTGGCCAAGGTGCTGGTTACCTTCATAACAGTGATCATTAATTTCTTTGGAAGCCGGAAATGGGTATTCTAAAGAGACAGTATATATTCCCCGTATCCTGCGGGGCTGCAGTTATTCTATATTGCGGAGGCGATTGTCATGCGGAAGTTATCCTATTTGATTATACTTGCCGGGGTCCTGATTATGCTCTACCCCAAAGGAAGCGAATGGTACGAGGACCGTCAACAGCAGAAGCTGCTGGAAGAGGCCGAACAGGCTTATAGTGAAATCGTTCCTTCGGCTACGGCTCCTGCCAGCCAGGATCTGAGCAAGCCTTATGCGGAAGTCACCCAGCTGCTCGCGGAAGAGTCTGGTGCGGAAGAGCCGGTGCCCACTGCAGCGCCCGAGATTGAAGTTGGAGGGAAGATCACTGCCATTATTGAAATCGACAAAATCGATCTGAAGCTGCCTGTTCTGGAGGGCGCCACCAAGACCAATATGAAGCATGCTGCGGCGCATATGAAGGAGACAGCTCCGATTGGCGCGGTAGGCAATGCAGCAATTGCGGCACACCGCTCAAGAACGGCAGGGCGGCTGTTCAACAGACTAGATGAGGTCGGTAATGGGGACACCATTACTGTTATTACAAGCGGCCAGGAATACAAGTATGTTGTATATGATGTATCTATTGTAGAGCCTACCGATATTTCGGTACTGAAGGGAAATGATAATGATAAGATTCTGACCCTCATTACCTGTGATCCGCTTGTCAACCCGACCCACAGACTCATCATTCATGCGAAGCTCACCTGAATCTATCAGAACAAGGCGATAAAGGTCGAAAAAACATAAAATTTTAGTATATTTGTGGTGGAATCTAGCAATTTGGGTCTTGCTAATAGAGATGTGTATGGTAAAATAGAACTATCAAAAGCTAATGCACGATAACGGCAAACCTATCGAAAGGTAGGGACGCAAAGCTAGAGGGCCTTCCCGTCATGGATGGCAGCCAGCTACCGAATGAAGAGGCTTTTTTTGTTTGTTTTAATTCTGAATCTGTCATTATGTGGTAGTAGATTGGACAGATAAAGCTTATACGATAACGGCAAACCTATCGAAAGGTAGGGACGCAAAGCTAAAGGGCCTTCCCGTCATGGATGGCAGCCAGCTACCGAAAGGGGTTTTATCCATGAAAAAGTTTTATTTAATGCTAATTACACTTTTTGTAATCGTCACTTCCGTGCAGACAGGCACTGCTCAAGCTGCTAATGCAGATTCAAGCTGGTTAAATGTTGGACAACTTGATCAAGGGGTTATCGGGGTTTCGTACGATGTTCCTAAGGACAAGAAGATGAAGCTCATGATTACCAAGGACAATAACAGCTATACTTACAACTTATACACCTCCAAGCCGAACGAGACGTTCCCGCTGCAACAAGGAAACGGCTCTTACAAGGTATCCGTTCTTGAGAATACTACGGGCAACAAATACAAAGTACTATCTTCCGAGACTGTCTCTCTTTCAATGAGCAATGTGAATGCCGTATATTTGAGCTCTGTACAGAATGTTAAGTGGAGTTCTTCCGATAAATCCGTTCAAAAGGCAG is a window encoding:
- a CDS encoding transglutaminase-like domain-containing protein: MKKFYLMLITLFVIVTSVQTGTAQAANADSSWLNVGQLDQGVIGVSYDVPKDKKMKLMITKDNNSYTYNLYTSKPNETFPLQQGNGSYKVSVLENTTGNKYKVLSSETVSLSMSNVNAVYLSSVQNVKWSSSDKSVQKAAQLTKGLTTDADKVKAIYNYIVANVKYDYSLANSVSTDYIPNNDNTLATNKGICYDYASLFATMLRSEGIPTKLVMGNTSYVTSYHAWNEVFLNGKWVTIDTTVDAGLGKNTVSTELVKAASKYTAAKFY
- a CDS encoding class D sortase, coding for MRKLSYLIILAGVLIMLYPKGSEWYEDRQQQKLLEEAEQAYSEIVPSATAPASQDLSKPYAEVTQLLAEESGAEEPVPTAAPEIEVGGKITAIIEIDKIDLKLPVLEGATKTNMKHAAAHMKETAPIGAVGNAAIAAHRSRTAGRLFNRLDEVGNGDTITVITSGQEYKYVVYDVSIVEPTDISVLKGNDNDKILTLITCDPLVNPTHRLIIHAKLT